A single region of the Malaclemys terrapin pileata isolate rMalTer1 chromosome 2, rMalTer1.hap1, whole genome shotgun sequence genome encodes:
- the SEC61G gene encoding protein transport protein Sec61 subunit gamma, producing MDQVMQFVEPSRQFVKDSIRLVKRCTKPDRKEFQKIAMATAIGFAIMGFIGFFVKLIHIPINNIIVGG from the exons ATGGATCAAGTAATGCAATTCGTTGAACCCAGCCGTCAATTTGTAAAAGATTCCATCAGGCTTGTTAAAAGATGCACTAAGCCAGACAGAAAAG AATTCCAGAAGATTGCCATGGCAACAGCAATAGGTTTTGCGATAATGGGATTTATTGGTTTCTTTGTGAAATTGATCCATATCCCTATCAACAACATCATTGT TGGTGGCTGA